The following proteins are encoded in a genomic region of Mycolicibacterium rutilum:
- the istA gene encoding IS21 family transposase yields the protein MAFREVSVNEIREVLRVWLGVVGLPAPGYRSIAAHCGLDRKTVRRYVEAAQAAGLRRDDDVSAVDDALIGMVAEAVRPVRPDGHGAAWEQLVGFEDQITAWVAGTGEHRPLTVTKIHTLLARQGCVVPYRTLHRFASQRCGFGRKDLTVRVADGDPGVECQVDFGYLGMLTDAADGRRRKVHALIFTAVYSRHMFVWLSYSQTLAAVIAGCEAAWEFFGGVFAVLIPDNLKPVIADADAVNPQFSQGWLDYAGHSGFLTDPARVASPKDKPRVERAVQYVRRNFWDGETFTSLQQAQDAATAWCRDTAGTRTHGTTCARPLEVFTDEEQPRLLAVPQVYDVPVFKRVKVHRDFHAEVAKALYSLPECWIGQYLDVRADTELVKFYRRGVLVKVHPRQPAGGRSTDPADLPEHKTGYALRDVAALIATCASHGPNVGIYAERILDDRLPWTKMRTVYRLLGLVRRYGADRVEQACSLSLDLDVVSVNKIASMLERATETSSPALPKAVGHTATRFARDPSEFNSTPTSLTIFSEENR from the coding sequence ATGGCTTTTCGGGAGGTCAGTGTGAATGAGATCAGGGAAGTGCTGCGGGTGTGGCTGGGGGTGGTGGGACTGCCGGCGCCGGGGTACCGCAGCATTGCCGCGCATTGCGGCCTGGACCGCAAGACGGTGCGCCGCTACGTCGAGGCCGCCCAGGCGGCGGGTTTGCGTCGCGACGACGACGTCAGCGCGGTCGATGATGCGTTGATCGGGATGGTTGCCGAGGCGGTGCGTCCGGTGCGCCCCGATGGCCACGGGGCGGCGTGGGAGCAGCTGGTGGGCTTCGAAGATCAGATCACCGCCTGGGTGGCCGGCACCGGTGAGCATCGGCCGTTGACGGTCACGAAGATCCACACCCTGTTGGCCCGGCAGGGGTGTGTGGTGCCGTATCGGACGTTGCACCGATTCGCCAGCCAGCGTTGCGGTTTCGGCCGCAAAGACCTCACGGTGCGGGTCGCTGATGGCGATCCCGGAGTGGAGTGCCAGGTCGACTTCGGCTACCTGGGGATGCTCACCGACGCTGCTGACGGGCGCCGCCGCAAGGTGCACGCGCTGATCTTCACCGCGGTGTACTCCCGGCACATGTTCGTGTGGTTGTCGTACTCGCAGACCCTGGCCGCGGTGATCGCAGGCTGCGAGGCGGCCTGGGAGTTCTTCGGCGGGGTGTTCGCCGTGCTGATCCCCGACAATCTCAAGCCGGTGATCGCCGACGCGGACGCGGTCAACCCGCAGTTCAGCCAGGGCTGGCTGGATTACGCCGGGCATAGCGGGTTTCTGACCGACCCCGCCAGGGTGGCCTCGCCGAAAGACAAGCCACGGGTGGAACGCGCCGTGCAGTACGTGCGGCGAAACTTCTGGGACGGAGAAACATTCACCAGTCTGCAGCAGGCGCAGGACGCCGCCACAGCGTGGTGTCGTGACACTGCGGGCACCCGCACCCACGGCACCACCTGCGCACGCCCGCTGGAGGTGTTCACCGACGAAGAGCAGCCCCGGCTGTTGGCGGTGCCGCAGGTCTATGACGTGCCGGTGTTCAAGAGGGTCAAGGTCCACCGCGACTTCCACGCCGAGGTCGCCAAGGCCCTGTATTCGCTGCCCGAATGCTGGATCGGTCAGTACCTGGACGTGCGCGCCGACACCGAGCTGGTGAAGTTCTATCGCCGCGGCGTGCTGGTCAAGGTCCATCCCCGCCAACCGGCCGGTGGGCGCAGCACCGACCCCGCTGATCTGCCCGAACACAAGACCGGCTACGCGCTGCGTGATGTGGCGGCGTTGATCGCCACCTGCGCCTCCCACGGCCCCAACGTCGGGATCTACGCCGAACGCATCCTCGATGACCGGCTGCCCTGGACGAAGATGCGTACCGTCTACCGGCTGCTGGGTCTGGTGCGCCGCTACGGCGCCGACCGGGTCGAACAGGCCTGTTCATTGTCGCTGGATCTCGATGTCGTCTCGGTGAACAAGATCGCCTCCATGCTGGAGCGCGCCACCGAGACCAGCTCCCCGGCCCTGCCGAAAGCGGTCGGTCACACCGCGACCCGCTTCGCCCGTGATCCTTCCGAATTCAACTCCACCCCAACATCATTGACCATCTTTTCCGAGGAGAACCGCTGA